One region of Flavobacterium sp. GSB-24 genomic DNA includes:
- a CDS encoding glycoside hydrolase family 3 protein yields MLQLRMKKTAIIFVMAVGFFNQSHAQKKYPYQDAKLPVEERVQDLLSRMTLEEKVRQMDMYRGDFFKDKEDFAKSKSAEKIGNLGIGAIHDLYPRSAKMINDLQTNVIKGNRWGIPALIMCEMLHGYLDEGSTAFPMNIGLGATWDVAVMDKVGKVIGMEARAHGVHFGFGPNLDLGREPRWGRVAETFGEDAFLNSEIGLAFIKGLQGDDLKSDRSIIAEPKHFAVHGIPQAGGNSSPILVGERSAREDHLPSFQKAFTKGGALGTMCAYSELDGIPCAANHWLLTDVLRKEWGFKGLVVSDLGAIKYIQTTHKVADSPKDAIREAVSAGVDMQFYDFSNEFWQNTVIELVNEKKLTMENIDRAAGAVLRLKFLLGLFENPYTDKNLIKERFHTKENQAVALEAAQKSMILLKNDNNILPLSKSIKNIAVIGPNANASRMGGYAPKNSVGTTVFEGIQQIVGKTANVVYEEGVPLIVKGQIIPSKYLFTPDESQNGLKGEYFNNRNLEGTPALTRIDSQLEFDWPWAPGDGVNVDDFSIRWTGFLKSDQALDGWLGLSSDDGIRMYIDDQLVIDNWTKGATSMVTVPKNIEKGKKYKVRIEMWEGGWGARAHFRWNLEKVNLQPAIEAAKKADVAIVVLGESNELVEENRDVASLDLFGIQQQLIEEIQKTGTPVVCVLLNGRPLSTNWIAENIPAVIEGWFPGEFGGRAVADVLFGDYNPAGRLPITVPKSVGQLPIYYNQKPSAIHKYVAESEHPLYSFGFGLSYTKFEYSNLKISATEIKPNGELKVSVDVKNIGNLDGDEVVQLYINDVYSSVTTPEKTLKGFKRLNIKKGEIKNVEFTLTSDELSIWNREMKSVVEPGDFEVMVGGNSTDLLKTKFKVSN; encoded by the coding sequence ATGTTACAATTAAGAATGAAGAAAACGGCCATTATTTTTGTAATGGCTGTTGGTTTTTTTAACCAAAGCCATGCACAGAAAAAGTATCCGTACCAGGATGCAAAATTACCAGTAGAAGAAAGAGTTCAGGATTTGCTAAGCCGTATGACACTTGAAGAAAAAGTACGTCAGATGGATATGTATAGAGGAGATTTTTTTAAAGATAAAGAAGATTTCGCGAAATCTAAATCGGCAGAAAAAATCGGGAATTTAGGAATTGGAGCTATTCATGATCTTTATCCGCGTTCAGCGAAAATGATCAACGATTTGCAAACCAATGTAATCAAAGGAAACCGTTGGGGAATTCCGGCGCTTATTATGTGTGAAATGCTTCATGGTTATTTAGACGAAGGAAGTACAGCTTTTCCAATGAACATCGGACTTGGAGCAACTTGGGATGTTGCCGTAATGGATAAAGTTGGAAAAGTAATTGGTATGGAAGCCAGAGCGCATGGAGTTCATTTTGGTTTTGGTCCAAACTTAGATTTAGGACGCGAACCAAGATGGGGAAGAGTTGCTGAAACTTTCGGAGAAGATGCATTTTTAAATAGTGAAATTGGTTTAGCATTCATTAAAGGATTACAGGGAGATGATTTAAAATCGGATCGATCTATTATTGCAGAGCCTAAACACTTTGCCGTTCATGGTATTCCGCAGGCGGGAGGAAATTCTTCGCCAATTTTGGTTGGAGAACGTTCAGCAAGAGAAGACCATTTACCATCTTTTCAAAAAGCATTTACAAAAGGCGGTGCTTTGGGAACAATGTGCGCATATTCTGAGTTAGACGGTATTCCTTGTGCAGCAAATCATTGGCTATTGACGGATGTTTTGAGAAAAGAATGGGGATTTAAAGGGCTTGTAGTTTCAGATTTAGGAGCAATAAAATACATTCAGACGACTCACAAAGTTGCTGATTCTCCAAAAGATGCTATTAGAGAAGCAGTTTCTGCAGGTGTTGATATGCAGTTTTATGATTTTTCAAACGAGTTCTGGCAAAATACTGTTATTGAATTGGTAAATGAAAAAAAATTGACAATGGAAAATATCGACCGTGCGGCGGGAGCAGTTTTACGTTTGAAATTTTTATTAGGATTATTTGAAAATCCGTACACAGATAAAAATCTGATTAAAGAGCGTTTTCATACTAAAGAAAATCAAGCTGTTGCTTTAGAAGCTGCTCAAAAATCAATGATTTTGCTGAAAAATGACAATAATATTTTACCGTTGAGTAAAAGTATTAAAAACATTGCCGTTATAGGACCAAATGCAAACGCTTCAAGAATGGGAGGTTATGCTCCTAAAAATAGTGTTGGAACAACAGTTTTCGAGGGTATACAGCAAATTGTTGGAAAAACTGCCAATGTAGTTTACGAAGAAGGTGTTCCTTTAATTGTAAAAGGACAAATTATTCCATCTAAATATTTATTTACGCCAGACGAATCTCAAAACGGATTAAAAGGAGAATATTTCAATAACAGAAACCTGGAAGGAACTCCAGCATTGACTCGTATCGACAGTCAATTAGAGTTCGACTGGCCTTGGGCGCCTGGAGACGGCGTAAATGTGGATGATTTTTCTATTAGATGGACAGGATTCTTAAAATCAGATCAAGCACTTGACGGATGGTTAGGTTTAAGTTCTGATGACGGAATTAGAATGTATATCGATGACCAATTAGTAATTGACAACTGGACTAAAGGTGCGACAAGCATGGTTACAGTTCCAAAAAATATTGAAAAAGGTAAAAAATACAAAGTCCGCATTGAAATGTGGGAAGGAGGCTGGGGTGCCAGAGCGCATTTCCGTTGGAATTTAGAAAAAGTAAACTTACAGCCGGCAATCGAAGCTGCTAAAAAAGCAGATGTTGCCATTGTGGTTTTAGGAGAATCTAACGAATTGGTAGAAGAAAACAGAGACGTTGCATCTTTAGACTTATTTGGAATACAACAGCAATTGATTGAAGAGATCCAAAAAACAGGAACACCTGTAGTTTGTGTATTATTAAATGGTCGCCCGCTTTCTACAAATTGGATTGCAGAAAATATTCCGGCGGTAATTGAAGGATGGTTCCCAGGAGAATTTGGAGGAAGAGCTGTTGCAGATGTTTTATTTGGAGATTACAATCCAGCAGGAAGATTACCAATAACGGTTCCAAAATCGGTTGGGCAGCTACCTATATATTATAACCAAAAACCATCTGCGATACATAAATATGTAGCAGAAAGCGAACATCCTTTATATTCATTCGGTTTTGGATTGAGTTACACGAAGTTTGAATATTCAAATCTTAAAATCAGTGCAACTGAAATTAAACCAAACGGAGAATTGAAAGTTTCTGTTGATGTTAAAAATATTGGAAATCTTGATGGAGATGAAGTTGTACAATTATATATTAATGATGTTTACAGCTCTGTTACCACTCCAGAAAAAACGTTAAAAGGATTCAAAAGATTGAATATTAAAAAAGGAGAAATAAAAAATGTTGAATTTACACTTACATCAGATGAGTTATCTATCTGGAACAGAGAAATGAAGAGCGTTGTAGAGCCTGGAGATTTCGAAGTTATGGTTGGCGGAAATTCGACAGATTTACTAAAAACTAAATTTAAGGTTTCGAACTAA
- a CDS encoding GH92 family glycosyl hydrolase, whose amino-acid sequence MVLNTKNKFKTACILYMLFFSITIFAQEPADFVNPFIGTSNYGAAYPGPIAPRGMASISPFNVAGVKNTPMEKDSQWLSNPYVNENTFLTGFSQVNLSGVGCPELGVILLMPTTGTVEIDHLKYGSTYSNEVAKAGYYSVNIDKYKVKGEFTASKRVGVSRFTFPKGQSNILLNLGLGLTNEEGAMVKVVSSTEIEGMRSVGSFCYNSPEDAYPVYFVAQFSKPAAKFGVWKKTSKYNGVEAQWMGYNGKARIMENTIKTVVGDSIGSYFTYKFEKEETVEVKIGISYVSIENARENLAKEVGNRSFDAIYKETYNEWNEELSKILVEGGSKDDNTIFYTALYHTLIHPNILNDINGQYPVIKRSKIAKTDDTRYTVFSLWDTYRNVHPLMSLVYPKQQSDMVKSMLTMFDENGWLPKWELNSTETFTMVGDPASIVITDTYMRGVRDYDVNKAYYAMLKGADNIENNPLRPGLKDYIKKGYLTTDNKGPVSTTQEYNISDYSISLMANEFGDKDNVKRFKERSLSYRKLFDKNLNLLRPRTADGKWYEPFDPASGANFEENVGFIEGNAWQYAFMVPHDINGLKKLMGGDQAFSAQLQKIFDIKQFDMANEPDIANPYLFNYVKGEEYKAQEMVKKLVREYFKNEPKGLPGNDDTGTMSAWLVYSMMGIYPISPGDPIYTITAPMFHRVTIKLDPRYYKKESIVIERQINNDGKINSIELNGKTLNSFFISHDDFVNGTKLKVIQN is encoded by the coding sequence ATGGTTTTAAATACTAAAAATAAATTTAAGACAGCATGTATTTTATACATGCTGTTTTTTAGCATAACAATTTTTGCACAGGAGCCTGCCGATTTTGTAAATCCGTTTATTGGGACTTCCAATTATGGGGCGGCTTATCCAGGACCAATTGCACCACGCGGAATGGCAAGTATTAGTCCGTTTAATGTGGCTGGAGTAAAAAATACTCCTATGGAAAAAGATAGTCAGTGGCTTTCGAATCCGTATGTGAATGAGAATACCTTTTTGACAGGATTTAGTCAAGTGAATTTAAGCGGTGTTGGCTGTCCAGAATTGGGCGTTATTTTATTGATGCCAACGACTGGAACAGTAGAAATCGATCATTTAAAATATGGTTCGACTTATTCTAATGAAGTAGCTAAGGCAGGCTATTATAGCGTAAACATCGACAAGTATAAAGTAAAAGGAGAGTTTACAGCTTCAAAACGAGTGGGAGTAAGCAGATTTACTTTCCCGAAAGGGCAATCTAATATTTTATTAAATCTTGGATTGGGATTGACAAACGAAGAAGGTGCAATGGTAAAAGTAGTTTCTTCTACAGAAATTGAAGGAATGCGATCTGTTGGATCCTTTTGTTATAACAGTCCAGAAGATGCATATCCAGTTTACTTTGTAGCTCAATTTTCGAAACCTGCGGCTAAATTTGGTGTTTGGAAAAAAACTTCAAAATACAACGGTGTTGAAGCACAATGGATGGGTTACAATGGAAAAGCGAGAATAATGGAGAATACAATCAAAACCGTTGTAGGTGATAGTATAGGAAGTTATTTTACTTATAAATTCGAAAAAGAAGAAACAGTTGAAGTGAAGATCGGAATTTCGTACGTAAGTATCGAAAATGCCCGTGAAAATTTAGCAAAAGAAGTAGGTAACAGATCTTTTGACGCAATTTACAAAGAAACCTACAACGAATGGAATGAAGAACTTTCTAAAATTTTAGTTGAAGGCGGTTCAAAAGATGACAATACGATTTTCTATACGGCTTTGTATCACACTCTAATTCATCCCAATATTTTAAATGATATTAACGGACAATATCCCGTAATCAAAAGAAGTAAAATTGCTAAAACTGATGACACCCGTTATACCGTATTTTCTTTATGGGATACGTACCGAAATGTACATCCATTGATGTCTTTGGTTTATCCAAAACAGCAATCTGATATGGTAAAAAGCATGTTGACTATGTTTGATGAAAACGGCTGGTTACCCAAATGGGAACTGAATTCGACTGAAACTTTTACCATGGTTGGAGACCCTGCAAGTATTGTAATTACAGATACTTATATGAGAGGAGTTCGTGATTATGATGTTAATAAAGCCTATTATGCGATGTTGAAAGGCGCAGATAATATTGAAAATAATCCGCTTCGTCCAGGATTGAAAGATTATATCAAAAAAGGCTATTTAACAACCGACAATAAAGGTCCAGTTTCTACAACTCAGGAATACAATATTTCAGATTATTCTATTTCGCTTATGGCCAACGAATTCGGGGACAAAGACAATGTAAAACGTTTTAAAGAACGTTCATTATCCTATAGAAAATTATTTGATAAAAACTTAAATCTGCTTCGACCAAGAACGGCTGACGGAAAATGGTACGAGCCATTTGATCCTGCTTCTGGAGCTAATTTTGAAGAAAATGTTGGCTTCATCGAAGGAAACGCTTGGCAGTATGCATTTATGGTTCCGCACGATATTAACGGATTAAAGAAATTAATGGGTGGCGATCAAGCTTTTTCGGCGCAATTGCAGAAAATCTTTGATATAAAACAATTTGATATGGCAAACGAACCAGATATTGCCAATCCGTATTTGTTTAATTATGTAAAAGGTGAGGAGTATAAAGCTCAGGAAATGGTAAAGAAATTGGTTCGCGAATATTTCAAAAATGAGCCAAAAGGATTACCCGGAAATGACGATACCGGAACCATGTCGGCCTGGTTAGTTTATTCGATGATGGGAATTTATCCAATATCGCCGGGAGATCCAATTTACACCATTACTGCGCCAATGTTTCATAGAGTGACTATTAAATTAGATCCAAGATATTATAAAAAAGAGAGCATTGTAATTGAAAGACAAATCAATAATGACGGGAAAATCAATTCGATTGAGCTAAACGGAAAAACACTTAACAGCTTTTTTATTTCGCACGACGATTTTGTGAATGGAACAAAGCTAAAAGTGATTCAAAACTAA
- a CDS encoding alpha-L-fucosidase — MKRGIFIIALLFSAQIFAQAIYEDERYVPETDPAVLKNLDEWQGKKFGLLMHWGTYSQWGIVESWSICPEDYGWCERKKGSNPSNYNDYIKDYEGLRKTFNPVKFDPEKWAKAAKYAGMKYMVFTTKHHDGFNMYDTKYSDYKITSKDVPFHTNPKADVLKEIFNSFRGEGISTGAYFSKPDWHNENYWDPYFPPFDRNVNYDPSLYPEKWQKYVDFTHNQILEILTNYGKVDILWLDGGWVRKRDQVNIKENYDEKFTENESKNGFIKHRVVDQDPKMDELVAKARAKQPGLIVVDRAVHGKNQNYLTPEGRVPAKTLPYPWESCIPAGGGWSYSPGATYMTGRQGIHMLVDIVAKGGNLLLNIAPSPEGEWDKGAYDLLQAYGDWMKVNSTAIYNTKPIEPYKEENICFTQNKAGNVFAFYLAKDGEDKIPAEVTVKSISPKKGTKITMLGSKTSLKWTKEGNGFKVIIPESLRNNLPAKEAWTLKIEAINR, encoded by the coding sequence ATGAAAAGAGGAATATTCATTATCGCCCTTTTATTTTCAGCTCAGATATTCGCGCAGGCGATATATGAAGATGAAAGATACGTACCAGAGACAGATCCGGCAGTATTAAAAAACTTAGATGAATGGCAAGGCAAAAAATTTGGTCTGCTAATGCACTGGGGAACTTACAGCCAATGGGGTATTGTAGAATCTTGGTCTATTTGTCCTGAAGATTACGGATGGTGTGAACGTAAAAAAGGAAGTAATCCATCTAATTATAATGATTATATAAAAGATTACGAAGGGTTAAGAAAAACATTTAATCCAGTAAAATTCGATCCAGAAAAATGGGCAAAAGCAGCGAAATATGCTGGAATGAAATACATGGTTTTTACAACAAAACACCATGACGGATTTAATATGTATGATACTAAATATTCTGATTATAAGATAACTAGTAAAGATGTTCCTTTTCATACAAATCCAAAAGCAGATGTTTTAAAAGAGATTTTCAACTCTTTTAGAGGCGAAGGTATTTCTACAGGAGCTTACTTTTCAAAACCAGACTGGCACAACGAAAACTACTGGGATCCTTATTTTCCGCCATTTGACAGAAACGTAAACTACGATCCGTCTTTGTATCCAGAAAAATGGCAGAAATATGTTGACTTTACACACAACCAGATTTTAGAAATTTTGACTAATTATGGTAAAGTGGATATTCTTTGGTTAGACGGAGGATGGGTTCGTAAAAGAGATCAAGTAAACATCAAAGAAAACTACGACGAGAAATTTACTGAAAACGAATCTAAAAACGGTTTCATCAAACACAGAGTGGTAGACCAAGATCCAAAAATGGACGAATTGGTAGCAAAAGCACGTGCAAAACAACCAGGTTTAATTGTGGTGGATAGAGCGGTTCACGGTAAAAACCAAAACTACTTAACTCCAGAAGGACGTGTTCCTGCTAAGACTTTGCCTTATCCTTGGGAATCTTGTATTCCAGCAGGCGGTGGATGGTCTTATTCTCCAGGCGCTACTTACATGACTGGAAGACAAGGTATTCACATGTTAGTTGACATTGTGGCAAAAGGCGGAAACTTATTATTAAATATTGCGCCAAGTCCAGAAGGAGAATGGGATAAAGGTGCTTACGATTTATTGCAGGCTTACGGTGATTGGATGAAAGTAAACAGCACAGCGATTTACAACACAAAACCAATCGAACCTTACAAAGAAGAAAACATTTGTTTTACACAAAATAAAGCGGGTAATGTATTTGCATTTTATTTAGCTAAAGACGGGGAAGATAAAATTCCTGCTGAAGTTACTGTAAAATCTATCAGTCCTAAAAAAGGAACAAAAATTACCATGTTAGGTTCTAAAACTTCTTTAAAATGGACAAAAGAAGGAAACGGATTTAAAGTAATTATTCCGGAAAGTTTAAGAAACAATCTTCCTGCAAAAGAAGCTTGGACTTTAAAAATTGAAGCGATCAACAGATAA
- a CDS encoding beta-galactosidase family protein, with amino-acid sequence MKKVLFKLGILLICLMPFFTKAQTKGFSISKGEFQQDGKIIKIHSGEMHYVRIPKEYWRHRLQMLKAMGMNTVATYVFWNYHEVAPGVWDFKTGNRDLSEFLRIAKSEGLYVILRPGPYACGEWEFGGYPWWLQNNPDLVIRTNNKAFLDACKTYLEHLYGEVKGLFANQGGPIIMVQAENEFGSYVSQRTDISAEDHKAYKTAIYNILKQTGFPEPFFTSDGAWLFEGGMVEGALPTANGESNIDNLKKQVDKYHNGQGPYMVAEFYSGWLDHWAEPFIKIGSEEIASQTKKYLDAGVSFNYYMVHGGTNFGFTSGANYNEEMDIQPDITSYDYDAPISEAGWATPKFMAIREVMQKYSKTKLASIPAKIPVAKYPNQAIKSSMDVLSWIKKEKPVVNDQPLTFEKLGQGHGYVLYRKRFTQPISGKLKIEGLRDFATVYVNGVKAGELNRVFKNYELTVTIPFNGILEILVENMGRINYGAEIVHNTKGIITPVYLNEFEISGGWEMYKMPMNEVPAVKNETIKPRRPVLYESTVSIDKPADTFLDMTGWGKGIVFVNGHNLGRYWKVGPQQTLYVPGCWLKAGENKFVVLEQLNENSKTELTFTDQPILEKLN; translated from the coding sequence ATGAAGAAGGTACTATTTAAGCTCGGGATATTATTGATTTGCTTGATGCCGTTTTTTACTAAGGCACAAACCAAAGGATTTTCTATATCTAAGGGAGAATTTCAGCAAGACGGGAAGATAATTAAAATACATTCGGGAGAAATGCACTATGTACGTATTCCTAAAGAGTATTGGAGACATAGATTGCAGATGCTTAAAGCTATGGGAATGAATACCGTGGCTACTTATGTCTTTTGGAATTATCACGAAGTAGCACCAGGTGTCTGGGATTTTAAAACAGGAAATAGAGATCTTTCAGAATTTTTACGTATTGCCAAAAGTGAAGGCTTATATGTAATTCTTAGGCCAGGTCCATATGCATGTGGCGAATGGGAATTTGGAGGATACCCTTGGTGGCTGCAAAATAATCCAGATTTAGTAATTCGTACCAATAACAAAGCATTTTTAGACGCTTGTAAAACGTATCTAGAACATTTGTATGGAGAGGTAAAAGGACTTTTTGCTAATCAAGGCGGACCTATTATTATGGTTCAGGCTGAAAATGAATTTGGTTCTTATGTTTCTCAAAGAACCGATATTAGTGCTGAGGATCATAAAGCCTACAAAACTGCAATTTACAATATACTTAAACAAACGGGATTCCCAGAGCCTTTTTTTACTTCTGACGGTGCCTGGTTGTTTGAAGGTGGTATGGTAGAAGGCGCGTTACCGACTGCAAATGGGGAATCAAATATAGATAATCTAAAAAAACAGGTTGATAAATACCATAACGGACAAGGACCTTACATGGTCGCAGAGTTTTATTCTGGCTGGTTGGATCATTGGGCAGAACCATTTATTAAAATTGGATCTGAGGAGATTGCAAGTCAAACTAAAAAGTACCTTGATGCAGGTGTTTCTTTTAATTATTATATGGTACACGGCGGTACTAATTTTGGATTTACCTCGGGGGCAAATTATAATGAAGAAATGGATATTCAGCCGGATATTACGAGCTATGATTATGATGCTCCTATTAGCGAAGCAGGTTGGGCAACACCAAAATTTATGGCTATACGTGAAGTAATGCAAAAGTATTCTAAAACAAAATTAGCCTCAATTCCAGCCAAAATACCAGTTGCAAAATATCCTAATCAGGCTATCAAATCAAGCATGGATGTTTTAAGTTGGATAAAAAAAGAAAAACCAGTTGTAAATGACCAGCCTTTAACATTTGAAAAATTAGGTCAAGGACATGGATATGTTTTGTATCGAAAAAGATTTACGCAGCCTATTTCTGGTAAATTAAAAATTGAAGGATTGAGAGACTTTGCTACAGTTTATGTAAACGGGGTTAAAGCAGGTGAGTTGAATAGAGTTTTCAAAAACTACGAGTTGACAGTTACGATTCCTTTTAACGGTATTTTAGAAATTCTAGTTGAAAATATGGGGCGCATTAACTACGGTGCCGAAATCGTACATAATACTAAAGGAATTATTACTCCAGTATATTTAAATGAATTTGAAATTAGCGGCGGATGGGAAATGTATAAAATGCCAATGAATGAAGTTCCAGCTGTTAAAAATGAAACGATAAAACCTAGACGTCCCGTCTTATATGAATCTACTGTAAGCATAGATAAACCTGCTGATACTTTTCTGGATATGACAGGTTGGGGAAAAGGAATTGTATTTGTTAACGGACACAATCTTGGACGTTACTGGAAAGTTGGACCGCAGCAAACGCTTTATGTACCAGGTTGTTGGTTGAAAGCAGGCGAGAATAAGTTTGTTGTATTGGAGCAGCTTAATGAAAACAGTAAAACAGAATTGACTTTTACGGATCAGCCTATACTTGAAAAATTAAATTAA
- a CDS encoding family 20 glycosylhydrolase: MKKLLFLLTLTASIFSAHAQKVYTESDINIIPKPSQTFIKTGVFEFTKDTKFVVNGDFQRDAANALASKFEVAAGWKPETTTKAPVSNFVQFKVDPNLKNEAYVLDVNPTSIVISAKGNVGFLYGLESVRQLLPEAIESKYAITSAKWQIPSLTINDEPRFKWRGLMLDLSRHFFDKNYILATIDRLAMHKMNVLHLHLVDDQGWRIEIKKYPKLTEVGAWRVDQENTSWNARLTTNPDEKGTYGGFFTQDELREIVKYASTKGIEIIPEIEMPAHVSSAIAAYPELACFNQRIGVPSGGVWPLTDIYCAGKETTFEFLQNVIDEVITIFPSKYIHIGGDEATKTNWAKCPHCQKRIKDEKLKDVNELQSYFVKRMEKYINSKGKRVIGWDEILEGGLAPDATVMSWRGMKGGIEAADQGHDVIMTPESPCYFNFYQGPQNEEPLAFDAYNPLSEVYKFDPVVSTMTPQEAGHVLGGQANLWAEHLALPKDSEYMIFPRLAALSETLWSPKEKRNWNDFTTRLFSLLKRYDYLGINYAKSAYLVTASSTADLANKQIKVELKNEFPNPDIRYVLGNQTIDHHAIKYTSPIAIKETTVLKASLFQDDKPVGKTYTDTIVFHKAFSKKVKYLTPYNSNYKGDANTMVNTIRGSKNFHDGQWQAWLVNDMELVIDLEKVESIEQVKVGALESQGAGVNFPIQLKVLISTDGVKYTQVGKIMRPYAVNAVPELKDFQINFQKQNARFVKVIAGNLKKSPKGESSWLFVDEILID, from the coding sequence ATGAAAAAATTATTATTCCTATTAACCCTAACCGCTTCAATTTTCTCGGCTCATGCGCAGAAAGTTTACACAGAAAGTGATATTAACATTATTCCGAAACCGAGTCAGACTTTTATTAAAACTGGTGTTTTTGAATTTACAAAAGATACCAAGTTTGTAGTAAATGGCGATTTCCAAAGAGATGCTGCAAATGCTTTAGCTTCTAAATTTGAAGTAGCTGCAGGATGGAAACCAGAGACGACAACTAAAGCTCCGGTAAGCAATTTTGTGCAGTTTAAAGTAGATCCTAATTTAAAAAATGAAGCTTACGTTTTAGATGTAAATCCGACGAGTATTGTTATTTCTGCAAAAGGAAATGTTGGTTTTCTATATGGATTAGAAAGTGTTAGGCAATTACTTCCTGAAGCGATTGAAAGCAAATATGCAATCACTTCTGCGAAATGGCAGATTCCAAGCTTAACGATTAACGATGAACCACGTTTTAAATGGAGAGGTTTAATGTTAGATTTATCACGTCATTTCTTTGATAAAAATTACATTTTAGCGACAATCGATCGTTTGGCAATGCATAAAATGAACGTTTTACATTTGCATTTGGTTGACGATCAAGGTTGGAGAATTGAAATTAAAAAATATCCAAAACTAACTGAAGTTGGGGCTTGGAGAGTTGATCAAGAAAACACTAGCTGGAATGCGAGATTAACGACAAATCCTGACGAAAAAGGAACCTACGGTGGCTTCTTTACGCAAGATGAATTAAGAGAAATCGTAAAATATGCTTCGACAAAAGGAATTGAAATTATTCCTGAAATCGAAATGCCGGCGCACGTAAGCAGTGCGATTGCAGCTTATCCGGAATTGGCTTGTTTTAATCAGAGAATTGGTGTTCCGTCAGGCGGAGTTTGGCCTTTGACTGATATCTATTGTGCAGGAAAAGAAACTACGTTTGAATTTTTGCAAAATGTAATTGATGAAGTAATTACTATTTTCCCATCAAAATATATTCATATTGGTGGCGATGAGGCGACGAAAACCAATTGGGCAAAATGTCCGCACTGCCAAAAAAGAATCAAAGACGAGAAATTAAAAGATGTCAACGAGTTGCAAAGCTACTTTGTAAAACGTATGGAAAAATACATCAACTCAAAAGGTAAAAGAGTTATCGGCTGGGATGAAATTTTAGAAGGCGGTTTGGCTCCAGATGCAACGGTAATGAGCTGGAGAGGAATGAAAGGCGGAATCGAAGCGGCAGATCAAGGTCATGACGTAATTATGACACCAGAATCTCCTTGTTATTTTAACTTTTATCAAGGTCCGCAAAACGAAGAACCTTTAGCTTTTGACGCTTATAATCCGTTAAGTGAAGTGTACAAATTTGATCCTGTAGTTTCAACAATGACACCTCAGGAAGCGGGACACGTTTTAGGAGGACAAGCGAATTTGTGGGCAGAACATTTAGCGTTGCCAAAAGATTCTGAATACATGATTTTCCCAAGATTGGCAGCATTATCAGAAACTTTATGGAGTCCGAAAGAGAAACGCAATTGGAATGATTTTACAACGAGATTATTCTCTTTATTAAAACGTTACGATTATTTAGGAATCAATTATGCGAAAAGCGCTTATTTGGTAACGGCTTCTTCTACAGCTGATTTAGCTAATAAACAGATTAAGGTAGAATTGAAAAACGAGTTTCCTAATCCAGACATTCGTTATGTTTTAGGAAACCAGACCATTGATCACCATGCTATAAAATATACAAGCCCAATTGCAATAAAAGAAACAACGGTTTTAAAAGCTTCTTTATTCCAAGATGACAAGCCAGTGGGAAAAACATATACAGATACTATTGTTTTCCATAAAGCATTTTCGAAAAAAGTGAAATACTTGACCCCTTACAATTCGAATTATAAAGGTGACGCCAATACCATGGTAAATACGATCAGAGGAAGTAAAAATTTCCATGACGGACAATGGCAGGCTTGGTTGGTTAACGATATGGAATTGGTTATTGACTTAGAAAAAGTAGAAAGTATCGAGCAAGTAAAAGTTGGAGCTTTAGAAAGTCAAGGAGCAGGAGTTAATTTCCCAATTCAACTTAAAGTCTTGATTTCTACAGATGGAGTTAAATACACGCAGGTTGGCAAAATTATGCGCCCTTATGCAGTAAATGCTGTTCCAGAATTGAAAGATTTCCAAATCAATTTCCAAAAACAAAATGCACGTTTTGTAAAAGTTATTGCAGGCAACTTAAAGAAAAGTCCAAAAGGAGAAAGCTCTTGGTTGTTTGTCGATGAAATTTTAATTGATTAA